A region from the Hypericibacter adhaerens genome encodes:
- a CDS encoding heparinase II/III family protein yields MAPGIDPFRRALRSPPAAAAPRNLASALHRALRLCAMPEGWLAGQLRYAILSRLPIPGPRGSDGAGAERLAAAGPGLWPGMPERGAALLAGEIELLGRKLPLPEPFWSFRPEGDRLMAELHGFAWLADLVAAGNAGIVRARELIDQWLTLPESRSRDLRHPAIAGRRLAAWLQSANRLLVGGDAGFDERLHRAVAEDATRLARLLPGGLCGGALIEATKGLLLASLVLPQGRRWEGPAMARLAAELDRQILPDGGQVERNPSRQLRVIRDLAEIEIAFARAGRPTTPALGAALRSLAPLIRLLQHGDSGLALFNGANEETAGLIETVLTAAGETPQAMTKAPHAGFQRLAAGRMVALVEAGRPAPPGFDGGAHAGTFAIEVSIGTERLITGCGAHAADADWAEALRATAAHSTLSIAHSDSSPLLPGDGLASRPGFVSCKREEEAGTLWLELSHDGYGPRFGLRHRRRLYMTAGGEELRGEDRVEPLNDSREERTEALPVTIRFHLHPDVQASLAQNGHTVLLRLASGAGWRLRIDGEGAAVALAESVYAGRRGRLRRSQQVVVETGYRGPESWVRWALTRELRKAEPLGRPDEDPPADLG; encoded by the coding sequence ATGGCCCCTGGCATCGATCCCTTCCGGCGGGCGCTCCGCTCCCCTCCTGCCGCCGCGGCGCCCCGCAACCTCGCCTCGGCCCTGCATCGCGCCTTGCGTCTCTGCGCGATGCCCGAGGGCTGGCTCGCGGGACAGTTGCGCTATGCGATCCTGAGCCGGCTGCCGATCCCGGGCCCGCGCGGCAGCGACGGCGCGGGCGCCGAGCGCCTCGCCGCGGCGGGGCCCGGTCTCTGGCCTGGCATGCCGGAGCGCGGCGCGGCGCTGCTCGCCGGCGAGATCGAGCTGCTCGGCCGCAAGCTGCCGCTGCCGGAGCCTTTCTGGAGCTTCCGGCCCGAAGGCGATCGGCTGATGGCCGAGCTTCACGGCTTCGCCTGGCTCGCCGATCTCGTGGCCGCCGGCAATGCCGGGATCGTCCGGGCGCGCGAGCTGATCGACCAATGGCTGACGCTGCCGGAAAGCCGGAGCCGGGATTTGCGCCATCCCGCGATCGCGGGACGGCGGCTGGCGGCCTGGCTGCAATCGGCGAACCGGTTGCTGGTCGGCGGCGATGCCGGCTTCGACGAGCGTCTGCACCGGGCCGTCGCCGAGGACGCGACCCGTCTGGCGCGGCTCCTGCCCGGCGGGCTGTGCGGCGGCGCGCTCATCGAGGCGACCAAAGGGTTGCTGCTGGCCTCTCTGGTGCTGCCTCAAGGCCGACGTTGGGAGGGTCCGGCGATGGCGAGGCTCGCCGCCGAGCTCGACCGCCAGATCCTGCCCGATGGCGGTCAGGTGGAGCGCAATCCCTCGCGCCAGCTTCGCGTGATCCGCGACCTGGCCGAGATCGAGATCGCCTTCGCCCGCGCAGGAAGGCCGACCACGCCGGCACTGGGCGCGGCCCTGCGCAGCCTGGCGCCGTTGATCCGTCTCCTGCAGCATGGCGATAGCGGGCTGGCGCTTTTCAACGGCGCTAATGAGGAGACGGCGGGGCTGATCGAGACGGTGCTGACCGCCGCGGGCGAGACGCCCCAGGCGATGACCAAGGCACCGCATGCCGGTTTCCAGCGCCTCGCCGCCGGCCGGATGGTGGCCCTGGTCGAGGCCGGACGGCCGGCACCGCCCGGCTTCGATGGCGGTGCACATGCCGGCACGTTCGCCATCGAGGTCAGCATCGGGACCGAACGGCTGATCACGGGCTGCGGCGCGCATGCGGCCGACGCCGATTGGGCGGAGGCGCTGAGAGCCACGGCCGCCCATTCGACGCTCTCTATCGCTCACAGCGATTCGAGCCCGCTCCTGCCGGGCGACGGGCTGGCGAGCCGGCCCGGCTTCGTCAGCTGCAAGCGCGAGGAGGAGGCCGGCACCCTCTGGCTCGAGCTGTCGCATGACGGCTATGGCCCGCGCTTCGGCCTGCGCCATCGCCGGCGCCTCTACATGACCGCCGGCGGCGAGGAGCTGCGCGGCGAGGACCGCGTCGAACCGCTGAACGATTCCCGGGAAGAGAGGACCGAAGCGCTTCCCGTCACGATCCGCTTCCATCTCCATCCCGACGTCCAGGCCTCGCTCGCGCAGAACGGCCACACCGTGCTGCTGCGATTGGCATCGGGCGCCGGCTGGCGTCTTCGCATCGACGGCGAGGGCGCTGCCGTCGCCCTGGCCGAGAGCGTCTATGCGGGGCGGCGCGGGCGGCTGCGCCGCAGCCAGCAGGTCGTGGTCGAGACCGGGTATCGGGGGCCGGAAAGCTGGGTGCGCTGGGCCCTGACGCGCGAGCTGCGCAAGGCCGAGCCGCTGGGCCGCCCCGATGAGGATCCGCCGGCCGATCTGGGCTGA
- the rpe gene encoding ribulose-phosphate 3-epimerase, with translation MRQATRIAPSILSADFARLGEEVRAIDAAGADYIHVDVMDGHFVPNLTIGPAVVKALRPHSKRPFDVHLMIAPVDPYIPEFAAAGADILTVHPESGPHLHRTIQLIKSLGKKAGVALNPATSVAAVEPVLAELDLVLVMSVNPGFGGQQFIRSQLEKIATLRHMIDAIVASTPGRRIDLEVDGGINDITAADAVRAGADVLVAGTATFTGGAGAYAENIRRLRQAA, from the coding sequence ATGCGCCAGGCCACACGCATCGCCCCGTCCATTCTGTCCGCCGACTTCGCCCGCCTCGGCGAAGAAGTGCGCGCGATCGACGCGGCCGGCGCGGATTATATTCATGTCGATGTGATGGACGGGCATTTCGTGCCCAACCTCACCATCGGGCCGGCCGTGGTGAAGGCGTTGCGTCCGCACAGCAAGCGGCCCTTCGACGTGCATCTGATGATCGCGCCGGTGGATCCCTATATCCCCGAATTCGCGGCCGCGGGCGCCGACATCCTGACCGTGCATCCGGAATCGGGCCCGCATCTCCACCGCACCATCCAGCTCATAAAGTCGCTCGGCAAGAAGGCCGGCGTCGCGCTCAACCCCGCCACCTCGGTCGCCGCGGTGGAGCCGGTGCTGGCCGAGCTCGATCTGGTGCTGGTGATGTCGGTCAATCCGGGCTTCGGCGGCCAGCAATTCATCCGCAGCCAGCTCGAGAAGATCGCCACGCTGCGCCACATGATCGACGCGATCGTGGCCTCAACGCCCGGCCGCCGGATCGATCTCGAGGTCGATGGCGGCATCAACGACATCACCGCCGCCGATGCGGTGCGCGCAGGCGCCGATGTGCTGGTGGCGGGAACCGCGACCTTCACTGGCGGCGCCGGCGCCTACGCCGAGAACATCCGCCGGCTGCGGCAAGCCGCCTGA
- a CDS encoding RsmB/NOP family class I SAM-dependent RNA methyltransferase: MPPQQPKRRLAANDPVTIPRKATTPLRPARSSTRRIALELLHAVLRRHRPLDEAMADHANLARLEPRDRAFTRLMVATCLRRLGQIDAVLARCLERPLTPKASAAEGALRLGACQLLFLETPPHAAVTETIDALPRAAAPYHGLVNAVLRRIAQEGPALLRAVPEIPTNLPDWLWQGWKASYGEVTAAAIAAQHLREAPLDLTVKDPAEAALWAERLGAAILPNGSLRLKDAGAVETLPGFAEGAWWVQDAAASLPARLLRGIDGKRVIDLCAAPGGKTLQLAAAGARVTAIDRSADRMARVSQNLARTGLAATCIAADAFNWRPPELVDAVLLDAPCSATGTIRRHPDLPWIKKPAEMAELPALQRKLLNAAIAMTHPGGVIVYSVCSLEPAEGEDLIARAIDEGAPIERIRIGETPEEEASLGAPADALTRAGALRTLPCHWAEQGGMDGFYAVRLRRR; this comes from the coding sequence ATGCCCCCTCAACAGCCCAAACGCCGGCTTGCGGCCAACGACCCGGTGACCATCCCCCGCAAGGCCACCACCCCGCTTCGCCCGGCCCGGAGCTCCACCCGGCGGATCGCGCTCGAGCTTCTTCATGCCGTGCTGCGCCGCCACCGGCCGCTCGACGAGGCCATGGCCGACCATGCGAACCTGGCCCGGCTGGAGCCGCGCGACCGCGCCTTCACCCGCCTGATGGTCGCGACCTGCTTGCGCCGCCTCGGCCAGATCGATGCCGTGCTGGCCCGATGTCTGGAGCGGCCCCTCACGCCCAAGGCCAGCGCCGCCGAGGGTGCCCTGCGGCTGGGCGCCTGCCAGCTCCTGTTCCTGGAAACCCCGCCGCATGCCGCCGTCACGGAGACCATCGACGCCCTGCCGCGCGCGGCGGCTCCCTATCATGGTCTGGTCAATGCCGTGCTGCGCCGGATCGCCCAGGAAGGGCCGGCCCTGCTGCGCGCCGTGCCCGAGATTCCGACCAACCTGCCCGACTGGCTCTGGCAAGGCTGGAAGGCGAGCTATGGCGAGGTCACGGCTGCAGCCATCGCCGCGCAGCATCTGCGCGAGGCGCCGCTCGACCTGACGGTGAAGGACCCGGCCGAGGCGGCGCTCTGGGCGGAAAGGCTCGGCGCCGCGATCCTGCCGAACGGCAGCCTGCGGCTGAAGGATGCCGGCGCCGTCGAGACGCTGCCCGGCTTCGCCGAGGGCGCCTGGTGGGTGCAGGACGCCGCGGCCTCGCTGCCCGCACGCCTGCTGCGCGGCATCGACGGCAAGCGCGTGATCGATCTCTGCGCCGCGCCCGGCGGCAAGACCCTGCAGCTCGCGGCGGCCGGTGCCCGCGTCACCGCGATCGATCGTTCTGCTGATCGCATGGCGCGGGTTTCTCAGAACCTGGCCCGCACCGGCCTCGCCGCGACCTGCATCGCCGCCGATGCGTTCAATTGGCGCCCGCCGGAGCTCGTCGACGCCGTGCTCTTGGACGCGCCCTGCTCCGCGACCGGCACGATCCGCCGTCATCCCGACCTGCCCTGGATCAAGAAGCCCGCGGAGATGGCGGAGCTGCCGGCGCTGCAGCGCAAGCTCCTCAATGCGGCGATCGCCATGACCCATCCGGGCGGCGTGATCGTCTATTCGGTCTGCTCGCTCGAACCGGCGGAGGGCGAGGACCTGATCGCCCGGGCGATCGACGAAGGGGCGCCGATCGAACGCATCCGCATCGGCGAGACCCCCGAGGAAGAGGCCTCGCTCGGCGCGCCGGCGGACGCCCTCACGCGGGCCGGCGCGCTGCGCACGCTCCCTTGTCACTGGGCCGAGCAGGGCGGCATGGACGGATTCTACGCGGTCCGTCTGCGGCGGCGCTGA
- the htpX gene encoding zinc metalloprotease HtpX → MPYFRTAVLLAVMTALFMGVGWLIGGGQGMAVAFFLALGMNLFALWNSDRMVLSLYRAREVDEQSAPEFVGIVRQLAARAGLPMPRTYIVENPQPNAFATGRSPSKAAVCATTGLLQLLDRREIAGVMAHELSHVQHRDTLIMTVTATLAGAIGMLANFAFFFGRSRDNPLGALGTIVVMIVAPLAATLVQLGISRSREYEADRRGAEICGQPLWLASALGKLGMASGRIPNPQAEAHPATAPLFIVNPLHMKAVDNLFATHPSLENRIARLEAMAQGMGGAPADLDPAPQAATGPWSRPATATRPGGRGSVPDSGPAPSGRRGPWG, encoded by the coding sequence ATGCCTTATTTCCGCACTGCCGTACTTCTCGCCGTCATGACGGCGCTCTTCATGGGCGTCGGCTGGCTGATCGGCGGCGGCCAGGGCATGGCGGTCGCCTTCTTCCTGGCGCTGGGCATGAACCTGTTCGCGCTCTGGAACAGCGACCGGATGGTCTTGAGCCTTTACCGGGCGCGCGAGGTCGACGAGCAGTCGGCGCCCGAGTTCGTCGGCATCGTGCGCCAGCTGGCGGCGCGCGCGGGCCTGCCGATGCCGCGCACTTATATCGTCGAGAATCCGCAGCCCAACGCCTTCGCCACCGGCCGCAGCCCGAGCAAGGCCGCGGTCTGCGCCACCACCGGCCTGCTGCAGCTGCTCGACCGGCGCGAGATCGCCGGCGTCATGGCGCATGAGCTCTCGCACGTCCAGCATCGCGACACGCTGATCATGACCGTGACGGCGACGCTCGCCGGCGCCATCGGCATGCTCGCCAACTTCGCCTTCTTCTTCGGGCGCAGCCGCGACAATCCCTTGGGCGCGCTCGGCACCATCGTGGTGATGATCGTGGCGCCGCTGGCGGCGACGCTGGTTCAGCTCGGCATCAGCCGCTCGCGCGAATACGAGGCCGACCGCCGGGGTGCCGAGATCTGCGGCCAGCCGCTCTGGCTGGCGAGCGCCTTGGGCAAGCTGGGCATGGCGAGCGGACGCATCCCCAACCCCCAGGCCGAGGCCCACCCGGCCACGGCCCCGCTCTTCATCGTCAATCCGCTGCATATGAAGGCGGTCGACAACCTGTTCGCCACCCATCCGAGCCTGGAGAACCGGATCGCCCGGCTCGAGGCCATGGCCCAGGGCATGGGCGGCGCGCCGGCCGATCTCGACCCCGCCCCCCAGGCAGCGACCGGCCCCTGGAGCCGGCCGGCAACGGCGACCCGGCCCGGCGGGCGTGGCTCCGTCCCCGATTCCGGCCCGGCCCCTTCCGGCCGGCGCGGTCCCTGGGGCTGA
- a CDS encoding DUF1674 domain-containing protein, with protein MTQHSEKEPRPAPAAAAPKPGSAGEAETAGTAGAETPKAPAVPGARVREIGGPKGPEPTRYGDWEVGGRCSDF; from the coding sequence ATGACGCAGCATTCCGAAAAAGAGCCCCGGCCGGCGCCGGCCGCGGCAGCACCCAAGCCCGGCAGCGCGGGCGAGGCGGAAACCGCCGGGACGGCGGGCGCCGAAACGCCGAAGGCACCGGCGGTCCCGGGGGCTCGTGTCCGCGAGATCGGCGGCCCGAAGGGGCCCGAGCCGACCCGTTACGGCGATTGGGAAGTGGGCGGGCGCTGCAGCGACTTCTGA
- a CDS encoding pyridoxamine 5'-phosphate oxidase family protein: protein MSSTTGYGAPPSAPTEDFEPSPRSRVKRLYQRGHYDRETVYAVLDAGLIAHIGYVIDGQPYVTPTAYWREGDMLYWHGSAASRMLEHVGEGIPCTVTVTHLDGLVLARSGFHHSINYRSVMAFGRAHFVEEPEAKMAAFEAFVDRIFPGRWAELRPATKQEVKATSVLGMKLDEASAKIRTGGPVDDDEDYALPIWAGVLPIRTVVGETIPDAKLRPGIERPAHLSVFRADADLDALMTQAAKQQEAAE, encoded by the coding sequence ATGTCCAGCACGACCGGCTATGGCGCGCCGCCTTCGGCGCCGACCGAGGATTTCGAGCCGAGCCCGCGCTCGCGCGTGAAGCGGCTCTATCAGCGCGGCCATTACGACCGCGAGACCGTCTATGCGGTGCTCGATGCCGGGCTGATCGCCCATATCGGCTATGTGATCGACGGCCAGCCCTATGTCACGCCGACGGCCTATTGGCGCGAGGGCGACATGCTCTATTGGCACGGCTCGGCCGCGAGCCGGATGCTCGAGCATGTGGGCGAGGGCATCCCCTGCACGGTGACGGTGACGCATCTCGACGGGCTGGTGCTGGCGCGCTCGGGCTTCCACCACTCGATCAACTACCGCTCGGTGATGGCCTTCGGCCGCGCCCATTTCGTCGAGGAGCCCGAGGCGAAGATGGCGGCGTTCGAGGCCTTCGTCGACCGCATCTTCCCCGGCCGCTGGGCCGAGCTCCGGCCGGCGACCAAGCAGGAGGTCAAGGCGACCAGCGTGCTCGGCATGAAGCTCGACGAGGCCTCGGCCAAGATCCGCACCGGCGGGCCGGTCGATGACGACGAGGATTACGCGCTGCCGATCTGGGCCGGCGTGCTGCCGATCCGCACCGTCGTCGGCGAGACGATCCCGGACGCGAAGCTCAGGCCCGGCATCGAGCGCCCCGCGCATCTCTCGGTCTTCCGCGCCGACGCCGACCTCGACGCGCTCATGACGCAGGCGGCGAAGCAGCAGGAAGCGGCGGAGTAA
- the pdxR gene encoding MocR-like pyridoxine biosynthesis transcription factor PdxR codes for MPRRADRMPLLDLDIDEAAPAPLHRQLYEGLRKAILAGRLAPRGRLPSSRALASELGLSRNTVLAAFEQLASEGYLEARRGSGSRVAATLPDLSPPRRRAPSRSEAQAKPAVGLSARGLSLSKASDARATRGDGAFAPAIPDLDIFPFELWSRLLARSWRRPTLAMATGRDAGGYLPLRAAIADYLRRVRAVRCEPEQVIVLSGIRQAVDLAVRLLLDAGDRVWLEDPGYAGVREVLRASGARLVPVPVDGEGLSVKAGARKAPDARLVCVAPSHQYPLGTVMTLGRRLELLAWARQAGAWVIEDDYDSEFRYAGRPLAALQGLDEDGRVIYVGSFSKVLFPSLRLGYLVAPPALVDAFTAARSTLDDHAAMTAQPALAAFIAEGHFAAHIRRTRKLYAARQAALLAAADRHFQGLLELAPAPAGMHLLAGLAPALAARMDDRAATARAAAAGITVSPLSAFQMTSPRRQGLLLGYAGVPEDRIEPAAIRLAAALRP; via the coding sequence ATGCCGCGCCGTGCCGACCGGATGCCCCTGCTCGATCTCGACATCGACGAAGCGGCGCCGGCCCCGCTCCATCGCCAGCTCTACGAGGGCTTGCGCAAGGCGATCCTGGCCGGGCGCCTGGCGCCGCGCGGACGCCTGCCCTCGAGCCGCGCGCTCGCGAGCGAGCTCGGGCTCTCGCGCAACACCGTGCTCGCGGCCTTCGAGCAGCTCGCGAGCGAGGGTTATCTGGAGGCGCGCCGCGGCTCCGGCAGCCGCGTCGCCGCGACCTTGCCCGACCTGTCGCCGCCCCGCCGCCGCGCGCCGTCGCGCAGCGAGGCCCAGGCGAAGCCCGCGGTCGGGCTCTCGGCGCGCGGCTTGTCGCTGAGCAAGGCGTCGGACGCGCGCGCCACGCGCGGCGACGGCGCCTTCGCGCCGGCCATTCCCGATCTCGACATCTTCCCCTTCGAGCTCTGGTCGCGCCTGCTGGCGCGGAGCTGGCGAAGGCCGACGCTGGCCATGGCGACGGGCCGCGATGCGGGGGGCTATCTCCCGCTGCGCGCCGCCATCGCCGATTATCTGCGCCGGGTGCGGGCGGTGCGCTGCGAGCCGGAGCAGGTGATCGTGCTCTCCGGCATCCGCCAGGCGGTCGATCTCGCGGTGCGGCTGCTGCTCGATGCGGGCGACCGCGTCTGGCTCGAGGATCCGGGCTATGCCGGCGTGCGCGAGGTCCTGCGCGCCTCCGGCGCCAGGCTGGTGCCCGTGCCGGTCGACGGCGAAGGCCTCTCGGTCAAGGCCGGCGCGCGCAAGGCGCCCGATGCGCGCCTCGTCTGCGTGGCGCCGTCGCATCAATATCCGCTGGGGACGGTGATGACGCTGGGCCGCCGGCTCGAGCTGCTGGCCTGGGCGCGCCAAGCGGGTGCCTGGGTCATCGAGGACGATTACGACAGCGAGTTCCGCTATGCGGGCCGTCCGCTGGCAGCCCTCCAGGGCCTCGACGAGGATGGCCGCGTCATCTATGTCGGCAGCTTCTCCAAGGTGCTGTTCCCCTCCCTGCGGCTGGGCTATCTCGTGGCGCCGCCGGCGCTGGTCGACGCCTTCACCGCGGCCCGCTCGACGCTCGACGATCATGCGGCGATGACGGCACAGCCGGCGCTCGCGGCTTTCATCGCCGAGGGGCATTTCGCGGCCCATATCAGGCGCACGCGCAAGCTCTATGCGGCGCGCCAGGCGGCCTTGCTGGCCGCGGCTGACCGCCATTTTCAAGGATTGCTCGAGCTGGCGCCGGCGCCGGCCGGCATGCATCTCCTCGCCGGCCTCGCGCCTGCATTGGCCGCAAGGATGGACGATCGCGCCGCCACCGCGCGCGCCGCCGCCGCGGGCATCACCGTCTCGCCGCTCTCGGCCTTCCAGATGACGAGCCCGCGCCGTCAGGGGCTGCTGCTCGGCTATGCCGGCGTGCCGGAGGACCGGATCGAGCCGGCGGCGATCAGGCTCGCGGCCGCGCTGCGGCCATAG
- a CDS encoding heavy metal translocating P-type ATPase, with protein MVRGMDCAEEVAVLKQAVGPLVGGPDRLAFDVLNGRMTVAPAAGNISDLAILEAVATTGMSAVPWQATGANGTGSDGHRRQQLLFTAASGASLLLGVTIHMATAGSIGDALRLLVSHAAQPMPWPEIAAYVGAVLLGGRFVAVKAWYALRNLRPDINLLMVVAVLGAMLIGEWFEGATVAFLFALSLALESWSVGRARRAVAALLDLAPPTVRLLRPDGSEIDVPVAEARPGDRFIVPGGERIALDGRVLSGSSAVNQAPITGESLPVEKQEGLEVYAGSINGDGTLTVEVTKAADDTTLARIIRMIEDAHARRAPSEQWVERFARIYTPAVMMLALLVFLVPPLLFGGLWEDWFYRALVLLVIACPCALVISTPVSIVASLAASARAGVLVKGGAFIELPARLKAIAMDKTGTITRGEPEVVDVVPLGTHTEAELLARAAALEARSTHPLARAIVRRAESRNVSPASAADVQLLKGKGLTGTFGGEPFWLGSHRYVAERGQDTPDIARQAEALEADGKTVIVVGNARHVCGLIAVADTVRPEAAGMVKALHAAGVKHVVMLTGDNRATAEAIARQVGIDEVHAELLPEDKLRNVEQLVGRYGTVAMVGDGVNDAPALARASLGIAMGAIGSDAAIETADVALMTDDISKLAWLVWHARRTLAVIRQNILFSLGVKAAFLLLTFAGVASLWGAIAADVGASLLVVFNALRLLRPAAPR; from the coding sequence ATGGTGCGCGGCATGGACTGCGCCGAGGAAGTGGCGGTCCTGAAGCAGGCCGTAGGGCCGCTCGTCGGGGGACCGGATCGGCTGGCCTTCGACGTGCTCAATGGCCGCATGACCGTTGCCCCGGCCGCGGGGAATATCTCCGACCTGGCCATCCTGGAGGCCGTCGCCACCACGGGCATGAGCGCTGTCCCGTGGCAGGCGACCGGCGCCAACGGGACCGGATCCGACGGCCACCGTCGCCAGCAGCTCCTGTTCACGGCCGCCAGCGGTGCCAGCCTCTTGCTCGGCGTCACCATTCACATGGCAACCGCCGGAAGCATCGGTGACGCGCTGCGCCTGCTGGTCAGCCACGCCGCCCAGCCGATGCCTTGGCCCGAGATCGCCGCCTATGTCGGGGCGGTTCTGCTGGGCGGCCGGTTCGTCGCGGTCAAGGCTTGGTACGCGTTGCGCAACCTGCGCCCCGACATCAACCTTCTGATGGTCGTCGCGGTGCTGGGCGCCATGCTCATCGGCGAATGGTTCGAGGGCGCGACGGTCGCCTTCCTGTTCGCCTTGTCGCTGGCACTCGAGAGCTGGAGCGTTGGGCGCGCACGGCGCGCGGTCGCGGCCTTGCTCGATCTGGCGCCGCCGACGGTGCGTCTGCTGCGGCCCGACGGATCGGAGATCGATGTTCCGGTGGCGGAGGCAAGACCGGGCGACCGCTTCATCGTGCCGGGCGGCGAGCGCATCGCTCTCGACGGCCGCGTCCTGTCAGGCAGCAGCGCCGTCAACCAGGCGCCGATCACGGGCGAAAGCCTGCCGGTCGAGAAGCAGGAAGGCCTGGAGGTCTATGCCGGCTCGATCAACGGCGACGGCACCCTGACCGTCGAGGTCACCAAGGCGGCGGACGACACCACGCTCGCGCGGATCATCCGCATGATCGAGGACGCTCATGCCCGGCGCGCGCCCTCCGAGCAGTGGGTCGAGCGGTTCGCCCGGATCTATACGCCGGCGGTGATGATGCTGGCCCTGCTCGTGTTCCTGGTGCCGCCGCTTCTCTTCGGCGGCCTCTGGGAAGACTGGTTCTACCGCGCGCTCGTGCTGCTGGTCATCGCCTGTCCCTGCGCGCTGGTCATCTCGACGCCGGTTTCGATCGTCGCATCGCTGGCGGCATCGGCGCGGGCCGGCGTGCTGGTGAAGGGCGGCGCCTTCATCGAGCTGCCGGCCCGGTTGAAGGCGATCGCCATGGACAAGACCGGGACCATCACGCGCGGCGAGCCCGAAGTGGTGGATGTGGTGCCCCTCGGCACGCACACCGAAGCGGAGCTCCTGGCGCGCGCGGCCGCGCTCGAGGCCCGCTCCACGCACCCGCTGGCGCGCGCCATCGTCCGCCGGGCCGAATCCCGGAACGTTTCGCCGGCCTCGGCTGCCGACGTCCAGCTGCTGAAGGGCAAGGGGCTGACCGGAACCTTCGGTGGCGAGCCTTTCTGGCTGGGCTCGCATCGCTATGTGGCCGAACGCGGCCAGGACACACCGGACATCGCGCGTCAGGCCGAGGCCCTGGAGGCCGATGGCAAGACCGTGATCGTGGTGGGCAATGCCCGTCATGTCTGCGGCCTCATCGCGGTCGCCGACACGGTACGGCCGGAAGCGGCGGGCATGGTGAAAGCGTTGCATGCGGCGGGCGTGAAGCATGTCGTCATGCTGACCGGCGACAACCGGGCGACGGCCGAAGCGATCGCCCGGCAGGTCGGCATCGACGAGGTCCATGCCGAGCTGCTGCCGGAAGACAAGCTGCGCAATGTCGAGCAGCTCGTCGGCCGGTATGGGACGGTCGCGATGGTCGGCGACGGTGTGAACGACGCGCCGGCATTGGCGCGTGCGAGCCTCGGCATCGCCATGGGCGCCATCGGCTCGGACGCGGCCATCGAGACCGCGGACGTGGCCCTCATGACCGACGACATCTCGAAGCTGGCCTGGCTCGTCTGGCATGCGCGGCGGACACTCGCCGTCATCCGGCAGAACATCCTGTTCTCGCTGGGCGTGAAGGCCGCCTTTCTTCTCCTGACCTTCGCCGGCGTGGCAAGCCTGTGGGGCGCCATCGCGGCGGATGTGGGCGCGTCGCTGCTGGTCGTCTTCAACGCACTTCGCCTCCTCAGGCCTGCCGCCCCTCGCTGA
- a CDS encoding MerR family transcriptional regulator has translation MSLKEFAIGQLAAVTGCRIQTIRYYEQIGLMPPPARTSGNQRRYSQRHLDRLAFIRHSRELGFSLDSIRELLTLADHPEGSCAAADEIAQRQLSAVDQRIRQLSALKAEFERMISVCRGGKICDCRVIQVLADSSHAHCLSDHHEGALQMSAGVAAVDAGTARPE, from the coding sequence ATGTCTTTGAAAGAGTTCGCCATTGGCCAGCTTGCGGCGGTTACCGGGTGCCGCATCCAGACCATCCGCTATTACGAGCAGATCGGGCTGATGCCGCCGCCGGCCCGCACCTCCGGCAACCAGCGGCGCTACAGCCAGCGCCATCTCGATCGCCTGGCCTTCATCCGGCACAGCCGCGAGCTCGGCTTCTCGCTCGATTCCATTCGTGAGCTGCTGACCCTGGCCGACCATCCGGAGGGATCTTGCGCGGCCGCCGACGAGATCGCGCAGCGCCAGTTGAGCGCTGTCGATCAGCGGATCCGGCAGCTCTCGGCGCTGAAGGCCGAGTTCGAGCGGATGATCTCGGTCTGCCGCGGCGGCAAGATCTGCGATTGCCGCGTCATCCAGGTGCTGGCCGACAGCTCTCATGCGCACTGCTTGAGCGATCACCACGAGGGCGCGCTGCAGATGAGCGCCGGGGTGGCGGCCGTCGACGCCGGAACCGCCCGCCCCGAGTAA